The following proteins are encoded in a genomic region of Asterias amurensis chromosome 5, ASM3211899v1:
- the LOC139937619 gene encoding uncharacterized protein, with protein sequence MTSGTSERHSTVIKANEYFECVVSEFLRSSSNQNASEKARLVKECLWEMNVIYMRKLDTTERTDWSDECNRCAYVYRFFAIHSYMVYESLQLALANEEHLTEKWKDKSSFRVCCIGGGPGSDALGLTKFLRDTGLVSTNRLKCTIFDRYQEWEDTWHKIKQSNASDEFPLMTYFSCDMTRSYNGLSMNELDKNIRSADIVSFVKFVSTVADRIGSNSDCGNLLREVFRELQPGALVLYIDNRKSDRDEDFKKIAAFGEVTETPYKSNHDFSMPVGNRSDILTTFDRVTGKNPYNVFKVSVMLLRKPSEEKTLSRSTCTSPIFHTEADNAPEAEPNHTEADNALPEARPIHTEADNALPEAEPTHTKADNALPEAEPIHTEADNALPEARPIHTEADEALPEAEPIHTEADNALPEAEPIHTEADNALPEAEPIIHTEADKALPEAEPMYTEADEALLEAEPIHPDADNALPEARPIHTEADNALPEAEPTHTKADNALPEAEPIHTEADNALPEARPIHTEADEALPEAEPIHTEADNALPEAEPIHTEADNALPEAEPMHTEADNALPEAEPTHTEADNALPEAEPIHTEADNALPEARPIHTEADEALPEAEPIHTEADNALPEAEPIHTEADNALPEVEPIHTESDVQPQDTGQVSMPLKLRSKVNPSARFTPY encoded by the exons ATGACGTCTGGCACGTCTGAAAGGCACTCGACAGTTATTAAAGCCAATGAATATTTTGAATGTGTCGTTAGTGAGTTTTTAAGGTCAAGTTCAAATCAAAATGCCTCAGAGAAAGCCAGATTAGTTAAAGAATGTTTGTGGGAAATGAACGTCATATACATGAGAAAACTTGATACAACAGAAAGGACGGATTGGAGTGACGAATGCAACAGATGTGCCTACGTGTATCGCTTCTTTGCAATACATAGCTATATGGTCTATGAAAGTCTGCAGCTAGCATTAGCGAATGAAGAGCATCTCACAGAAAAATGGAAAGACAAGTCGTCTTTCCGTGTGTGCTGCATCGGTGGTGGGCCTGGATCAGACGCTCTGGGCCTGACCAAGTTTCTACGGGACACCGGACTGGTTTCAACAAACCGTTTGAAGTGCACGATATTTGATCGGTATCAGGAATGGGAGGACACTTGGCACAAGATTAAACAGAGCAATGCCAGCGATGAGTTTCCACTGATGACGTATTTCTCCTGTGACATGACTCGTAGTTATAACGGTCTGAGCATGAATGAGCTGGATAAAAATATTAGGTCGGCTGACATTGTCTCCTTTGTCAAATTTGTCTCCACTGTGGCTGATCGCATCGGCAGCAACAGTGACTGTGGCAACTTACTGCGTGAAGTTTTCCGGGAACTTCAACCAGGCGCTCTGGTGCTTTACATTGACAATCGTAAAAGCGATAGAGATGaagattttaagaaaattgCTGCTTTTGGAGAAGTTACAGAAACGCCGTACAAAAGCAATCATGACTTCAGTATGCCCGTGGGGAATCGCTCAGATATATTGACTACATTTGACCGAGTGACTGGAAAAAATCCCTACAATGTATTCAAAGTGTCTGTCATGCTCCTCAGAAAACCAtccgaagaaaaaacactgtccagatctacatgtacatctccCATTTTCCACACTGAAGCTGATAACGCACCAGAAGCGGAGCCTAACCACACAGAA GCTGATAACGCACTACCCGAAGCCCGGCCTATCCACACTGAAGCTGATAACGCACTACCAGAAGCTGAGCCTACGCACACTAAAGCCGATAACGCACTACCAGAAGCTGAGCCTATCCACACTGAAGCCGATAACGCACTACCCGAAGCGCGGCCTATCCACACTGAAGCTGACGAAGCACTACCAGAAGCTGAGCCTATCCACACTGAAGCTGATAACGCACTACCAGAAGCTGAGCCTATTCACACTGAAGCTGATAACGCACTACCAGAAGCTGAGCCTATAATCCACACTGAAGCTGATAAAGCACTACCAGAAGCTGAGCCTATGTACACCGAAGCTGATGAAGCACTACTAGAAGCTGAGCCTATCCACCCTGACGCTGATAACGCACTACCCGAAGCCCGGCCTATCCACACTGAAGCTGATAACGCACTACCAGAAGCTGAGCCTACGCACACTAAAGCCGATAACGCACTACCAGAAGCTGAGCCTATCCACACTGAAGCCGATAACGCACTACCCGAAGCGCGGCCTATCCACACTGAAGCTGACGAAGCACTACCAGAAGCTGAGCCTATCCACACTGAAGCTGATAACGCACTACCAGAAGCTGAGCCTATCCACACTGAAGCTGATAACGCACTACCAGAAGCTGAGCCTATGCACACTGAAGCTGATAACGCACTACCAGAAGCTGAGCCTACGCACACTGAAGCCGATAACGCACTACCAGAAGCTGAGCCTATCCACACTGAAGCCGATAACGCACTACCCGAAGCGCGGCCTATCCACACTGAAGCTGACGAAGCACTACCAGAAGCTGAGCCTATCCACACTGAAGCTGATAACGCACTACCAGAAGCTGAGCCTATCCACACTGAAGCTGATAACGCACTACCAGAAGTTGAGCCTATCCACACTGAATCAGACGTCCAGCCCCAAGACACAGGTCAAGTCTCAATGCCTCTGAAACTAAGATCCAAAGTCAATCCATCTGCGCGCTTTACTCCTTATTGA